In Natronomonas halophila, one DNA window encodes the following:
- a CDS encoding tyrosine-type recombinase/integrase codes for MSDEVSDDPETRIAEAFDRSQDPLAAFEDEFTTVDVDPFELFVIESVEQRDLVETTIEGYRRVHRQWCQFMERQGRHPACPSERHVAAFIEHLYEDRDNHPNTAQSKLRRLNETYQFWQQSPAFPHPTDFNPISLAMSKVSFSASEDQKELPPLSMSEVRGVLQSIDALRDQLIIFLQLKLGLRASELTNIRIDEIAIRSATLREAYPELGSHWSLSGRPNTIFIPHDRDRNKSCRPRVLPLDEETRRLLEQYLYLRPDNGEPWLVLSTEGHNKLSHHDVNNLWIEYFRPMYEETKHHRAVGSHFGRHFFTTYWRIENGIDRQLLRYMRGDRAEGTSIKDRAGVDEYIHTYYEDVEDVFRNEGYQLLTG; via the coding sequence ATGAGCGACGAAGTCAGCGACGATCCGGAAACCCGGATTGCTGAAGCATTCGATCGTAGCCAGGACCCACTTGCAGCGTTCGAAGACGAGTTTACCACGGTGGATGTCGATCCGTTTGAACTGTTCGTGATTGAGTCGGTAGAACAGCGCGATCTGGTCGAGACCACCATCGAAGGATATCGGCGAGTTCACCGACAGTGGTGCCAGTTCATGGAACGTCAGGGTCGTCATCCGGCGTGTCCAAGCGAACGCCATGTTGCGGCGTTCATCGAGCATCTATACGAAGACCGAGATAATCATCCGAATACGGCACAGTCGAAACTGAGGCGGCTGAACGAGACCTATCAGTTCTGGCAGCAGTCCCCCGCGTTTCCTCATCCGACTGATTTCAATCCGATATCGCTGGCTATGTCGAAGGTCTCGTTCAGTGCTTCGGAGGATCAAAAGGAGTTGCCGCCACTGTCGATGAGCGAAGTTCGGGGTGTTCTCCAGTCGATTGACGCCCTTCGTGATCAGTTGATAATCTTCCTGCAACTGAAACTTGGCTTGCGAGCCAGTGAACTGACCAATATCCGCATCGACGAAATCGCTATTCGATCAGCTACTCTCCGAGAGGCGTATCCTGAACTCGGTTCACACTGGAGTCTGAGTGGTCGGCCAAATACGATCTTCATCCCTCACGATAGAGATCGAAACAAGTCCTGTCGACCGCGTGTGTTACCACTGGATGAAGAGACCAGACGGCTTCTGGAACAATACCTGTATCTGCGACCGGATAACGGTGAGCCGTGGCTCGTGCTCTCGACAGAGGGTCATAACAAACTGTCCCATCACGACGTGAACAATCTCTGGATCGAGTATTTTAGACCGATGTACGAAGAGACGAAACACCACCGAGCCGTTGGGAGCCACTTCGGTCGACACTTCTTCACCACGTATTGGCGAATCGAGAACGGAATCGACCGGCAACTACTTCGATATATGAGAGGCGACCGAGCTGAAGGAACGTCTATCAAGGACCGTGCCGGTGTAGACGAGTATATTCACACCTACTACGAGGACGTGGAGGACGTCTTTCGGAATGAAGGCTACCAGCTTCTGACTGGGTAG
- a CDS encoding PAS domain-containing protein: MRFFRSNDSEQRYRQLIEASPAPINLFDADGEVLWGNDAVVDLLGLSSRSELIGRSIFDFIDPDDKYTAKQELATVVGDKRSAGPTEMQLQRVDGETRSIRVTTAPGRYEGQDIGQAVIIDVTDLKNVQAELEAERQLIDDALDALQDVFYVITPGGDLKRWNDALLEVSGYDESEVREMHVEEFFVDADADRVSESIASVFAGGEDVIEATVVTKRGREIPFEFRKQRLVRDGEVVGLVGIGRDISERVARDQHLHAVDRLLQHHLRNKVNIVNGQADRLREGTARPSEVAGRIETASEQLLSLFDNHHEIVELLTEREPVEELDVVDVIESVVREVREEYPDSRITYDMPDSATAVAAPAVDKAIRELIENGIVHNDAEEPSVHAVVRLRESTVAVRVVDSAPEIPDMEYLPLDDFTSLTPTFHTSGLGLWFVHWITERSGGTLEFDRIDSGGNNVTLELQRPNGHWTA; encoded by the coding sequence CGCCGATCAATCTCTTCGATGCGGACGGTGAGGTACTCTGGGGCAACGACGCCGTCGTCGACCTGTTGGGCCTTTCCTCTCGGTCGGAGTTGATCGGCCGTTCCATCTTCGATTTCATCGACCCCGACGACAAGTACACGGCAAAGCAAGAACTCGCGACGGTCGTCGGGGACAAACGGTCGGCGGGACCCACCGAGATGCAACTACAGCGAGTGGACGGCGAGACGCGCAGCATCCGGGTCACCACCGCGCCCGGACGATACGAAGGACAGGATATCGGGCAAGCGGTCATCATCGACGTCACGGACCTCAAGAACGTCCAGGCGGAACTGGAGGCGGAACGCCAGCTCATCGACGACGCGCTCGACGCGCTGCAGGACGTCTTCTACGTCATCACGCCCGGCGGGGACCTGAAACGGTGGAACGACGCCCTGCTGGAGGTGTCGGGCTACGACGAGTCGGAAGTTCGAGAGATGCACGTCGAGGAGTTCTTCGTCGACGCCGACGCCGACCGCGTCTCCGAATCGATCGCGTCGGTCTTCGCCGGCGGCGAGGACGTCATCGAGGCGACCGTCGTGACGAAACGGGGCCGGGAGATTCCCTTCGAATTCCGCAAACAGCGATTAGTCCGGGACGGAGAGGTCGTCGGACTGGTCGGTATCGGGCGTGATATCTCGGAGCGAGTCGCCCGAGACCAGCACCTCCATGCCGTCGACCGGTTGCTGCAACACCACCTCCGCAACAAGGTCAACATCGTCAACGGACAGGCCGACCGACTCCGGGAGGGCACGGCCCGACCCTCCGAAGTGGCCGGCCGAATCGAAACCGCATCGGAGCAACTGCTCTCGCTGTTCGATAACCACCACGAAATCGTCGAACTGTTGACCGAGCGCGAACCCGTCGAAGAACTCGACGTGGTCGACGTCATCGAATCGGTCGTTCGGGAAGTCCGTGAGGAGTACCCGGACAGCAGAATCACTTATGATATGCCGGATTCGGCGACGGCCGTCGCCGCGCCGGCCGTGGACAAGGCGATTCGTGAACTCATCGAGAACGGCATCGTACACAACGACGCCGAGGAACCCTCCGTACACGCCGTGGTGCGATTGCGCGAATCGACGGTCGCGGTTAGAGTAGTCGATTCCGCGCCCGAGATACCGGACATGGAGTACCTCCCGCTGGATGATTTCACGTCGCTAACCCCGACGTTCCACACGAGTGGACTCGGGTTGTGGTTCGTCCACTGGATCACGGAACGGTCCGGCGGCACCCTCGAATTCGACCGAATCGATTCGGGCGGGAACAACGTCACCCTCGAACTGCAGCGGCCGAACGGCCACTGGACCGCCTGA